CTGCAGCAGATGAATTGAGAAAGGTatgatacattatttatttgtaaacaTAACCTAAAAGATTTGTTTTTAAgacaatttacatattttaagtTACATTCatcgttttttatattcttattatagaCTTATATATTTAGCAAACTTAGATCTAAAGCtacgagaaatattaaaatcaaaaaaaaatttttaactacGAGAAAACGGATATTACTTGGATTAGGTAAAATTAGTAATAGAAATGGTTTAAAATATACAGATCTATTACCACTCCATGAACTGtggttaaaatatatacaaaacattTTGGGTGATAAATTTTCATCCAATGCGACTCATAATCCAATTGATTCTAATTGGGAGAATATAAAtcaacaattaataaaagccGACTTTCATGGTGCTAAAATCTCTGTAGTCAAATCTAAATGTCCTAGTTTAGTTGGTATTAATGGTATAGTTGTGCAAGATACTAAGAATACTTTCAAAGTATGTAGTACAGACAATGTTATTCGCAgtaagtattaataatatcgtatttattagcaaataattaataaagtgATAAATATAAGGaataatgtgaaaaaaaattatgtctTATCGTTACAatgttataataaacatttttattgtaGCCTTACCAAAGGATGCTATAGTAATAGAACTTTACTTACATGAATTAACGCTGCAAATATATGGAAAACAGTTGTCCATAAGACCTACTGAAAGAacagttaaaaaatttaaaagcgCACATACCTTTGAATTATAACAAGCTCTAATTTATGTACAATGTATGATATTTTGCATCAAAGTAcacattatttataagatatcTTTCTTATAGAGTAATATTCATGTTCATTAAAATACATTCAAATTTTTCGTAGAATAATACTTGAATGCTATAACGCAatctatttaaaatgtaagtgtatgtaaataaaatctacatgtatacatatatatgtatacgtatatatgttagAAAATTAGGCATAAAACAGCATGTTCACAAAAAcatctattatataatagcTGATACAATAATAAGTTATTAAAATACTTGAAGCGTGAGCATCGTATTTCTACATTTTCACTATCTCAGAACGTATTTtacctaataaataatatattttatattttattaatttttttttttttttaaatttcatatctTTATCCTACtgtatcatttaaatatacataatataattagCCCATGCTATGTATGCTATGAGCAAAATAATAAGGCAACTTTTAATAAAGATtgcttttcattaaaatatcattgtGAACTTTCTTTGCCACAAATTACAATTCCATTGGTTTTGGCGCATGGacttatatcatttattatagttattagaattatttatttttcttataccaTTCACTCTGAT
The sequence above is a segment of the Vespula vulgaris chromosome 24, iyVesVulg1.1, whole genome shotgun sequence genome. Coding sequences within it:
- the LOC127072144 gene encoding ribonuclease P protein subunit p29, with the protein product MQKESQEVCLPLSVNLTKCVTTCKNSEQYLMNFLQNLLPSSDMKSAADELRKTYIFSKLRSKATRNIKIKKKFLTTRKRILLGLGKISNRNGLKYTDLLPLHELWLKYIQNILGDKFSSNATHNPIDSNWENINQQLIKADFHGAKISVVKSKCPSLVGINGIVVQDTKNTFKVCSTDNVIRTLPKDAIVIELYLHELTLQIYGKQLSIRPTERTVKKFKSAHTFEL